The following proteins are co-located in the Desulfovibrio desulfuricans genome:
- a CDS encoding lytic transglycosylase domain-containing protein: MARLFFLAVVCCLLLAGGCASRQGGDSGGGLSMSVPEEDTSPPLTASETAALNTTGQVDKNIPESAMADVTRQYKYFLRKGRPTMSASSKRAEQFLAYAKRVFRLRGMPEDLAYLAIVESGYRSEVRSPAGAAGAWQFMPYTGQKYGLNQDWWTDERLDPFKSTEAAADYLQKLYGDFGDWPTAIAAYNAGEGKIGRAKQGTGGRDFFEIKSRNHMLDDKAQLRDETKQYVPRYLAVTKIMRNLPQLGFDPIHPDNAPGVLRLTAKPGTDLAGVARACRMDMDEFSAFNRHHKRPMTDTSRTTYIYVPASRERAAQAFLSSPQCAPYAGWAPSTVASSADSWDKISRRCGVSVASLRAANPGNPYLKAGETVLVPRSVNMSAQAVAALDAKPAKGQAKAGKPGNAAASREPQGPSARVIAANDGPKHTLRADETLSSVARKYGVSVQDIQQCNGISDPHKVHAGAVLRIPVQGGSQSGQGSGQAVAAVGRPVAAGPDGHLGKDRDKDKPAKAAKTSKTTYTVQANDTLWKIARTYNVSVDDLKRWNSVDEKNLRTGARLVVEQ, encoded by the coding sequence GCGCTCAACACTACCGGGCAGGTGGACAAAAACATCCCCGAAAGCGCTATGGCGGACGTAACGCGCCAGTACAAATACTTTTTGCGCAAGGGCCGCCCCACCATGAGCGCATCATCAAAAAGGGCAGAGCAGTTCCTTGCCTATGCCAAGCGCGTGTTCCGCTTGCGAGGCATGCCGGAAGACCTGGCCTACCTTGCCATTGTGGAAAGCGGTTATCGAAGCGAAGTGCGCTCGCCAGCCGGGGCCGCCGGAGCCTGGCAATTCATGCCCTATACCGGGCAAAAGTATGGTCTGAATCAGGACTGGTGGACGGACGAGAGGCTTGATCCTTTCAAATCCACCGAGGCTGCGGCAGACTATCTGCAAAAACTCTATGGCGACTTTGGCGACTGGCCCACGGCCATCGCGGCCTACAATGCCGGTGAAGGCAAGATTGGCCGCGCCAAGCAGGGAACGGGCGGGCGTGACTTTTTTGAAATCAAGTCGCGCAACCATATGCTGGACGACAAGGCGCAGCTGCGCGACGAAACCAAGCAGTATGTGCCGCGCTATCTGGCTGTGACCAAGATCATGCGCAATCTTCCCCAGCTTGGCTTTGATCCCATCCATCCCGACAATGCACCGGGCGTGCTGCGCCTGACCGCAAAACCCGGCACGGATCTGGCGGGCGTGGCCCGCGCCTGCCGCATGGATATGGATGAGTTTTCGGCATTCAACAGGCACCACAAGCGCCCCATGACCGACACCAGCCGCACTACATATATATATGTACCGGCAAGCCGGGAACGTGCGGCTCAGGCCTTTCTGTCTTCACCCCAGTGTGCGCCTTACGCGGGCTGGGCTCCAAGTACGGTGGCCTCCAGCGCTGACTCATGGGACAAAATCAGCCGCCGTTGCGGTGTGTCCGTGGCTTCGCTACGGGCGGCCAATCCGGGCAATCCTTATTTAAAGGCTGGCGAAACGGTACTGGTTCCGCGCTCGGTGAACATGTCTGCCCAGGCGGTAGCGGCTCTGGATGCCAAGCCGGCCAAGGGGCAGGCCAAGGCGGGCAAGCCCGGCAACGCGGCAGCCAGCCGGGAACCGCAGGGACCCTCCGCACGGGTGATCGCCGCCAATGACGGGCCAAAGCACACCCTGAGGGCGGACGAAACTCTCAGCTCTGTGGCCCGCAAATATGGTGTGAGCGTGCAGGATATCCAACAGTGCAACGGTATTTCCGATCCGCACAAGGTGCATGCTGGCGCTGTGCTGCGCATCCCCGTGCAGGGCGGAAGTCAAAGTGGCCAGGGTAGTGGTCAGGCAGTGGCCGCGGTTGGGCGGCCTGTGGCTGCCGGGCCTGATGGGCATCTCGGCAAGGATCGAGATAAGGACAAGCCCGCCAAGGCCGCCAAAACAAGCAAAACCACCTATACAGTGCAGGCCAATGATACTTTGTGGAAGATTGCCCGCACCTACAATGTGAGCGTGGATGATCTGAAACGCTGGAACAGCGTGGACGAAAAGAACCTGCGCACGGGCGCTCGTCTGGTTGTGGAACAGTAG